Part of the Simkaniaceae bacterium genome is shown below.
CCGGGACGGGGCTTGCAGGACGCCCCACATATCTAAAGGGATAGCGATCATTCAAGGTTTCTCTAAAATAGGTAAACATATGATCACAGGCGCCCTGATTGCGGTGCTCTTCTTGGACCCAGAGATACTCTTTTGCTTGAGAATAGCTCTCCAAAATCCGGGTGATTTTATCGCGATGTAAAGGATAGAGCTGTTCAATACGGATAATGGCAATCTCCTGCTCAAGCTTGAGCTCTTCACGTTTTTTCGTTAAATCGTAATAGACGTGGCCTGAACATAAAATAAGCCTGCGTGCATTGTGAGGTTGATTGGGATCATCAAGGACCTCCTCAAAGCTTTTTTGAGTGAGATCTTTCACTGAAGAAAAGGAGGGTTGAAAACGCAAATGGCTCTTGGGAGTCATGACAATCAGCGGTACACCGGGCTGCCGTATCGCTTGACGCCTGAGCAAGTGGAAGTATTGCCCGGCTGTTGATGGATACGCAATGAGCATATTGTCTTTAGAGGCCATTTGCAAATGCCTCTCTAAGCGCGCAGAAGAGTGCTCAGAGCCCTTCCCTTCCATCGCGTGAGGGAGAAGGACCGTTAATGCACTCGTATCTTCCCATTTATCATAGAGTGAAGAGATGTACTGATCGAAGATAATTTGCGCTCCGTTAAAGAAATCGCCATATTGCGCCTCCCAAAGCGTCAGCCCCCCTTTGTGCACCATCGAGTAACCAAGCTCAAAGCCAAGGCAAGCAAACTCCGAGAGAATATTATTGCAAATGGTGAAGCGCCCCTGCTTATCACTTAAATGTTCTAAAGGAAAATAGGGCTGTTGCGTCTCATAGTCATATAGAGCGGCGTGGCGCGAAGAAAAGGTCCCTCGGATCGAATCCTGCCCCGTCAAGCGCACGTCAATCCCCCGGTCTAAAAGAGAGGCAAAGGCGAGCGTCTCAGCAAAGCCCCAATCGATGAGCGGCTGCTCTTTTGGAGCCGTTAAAATTTGCTCCCTCGCATCTAAAATGCGCTTGAGTTTGGGATTGAGATGAAAGTCATGAGGAATGCGGCGCGCCCGCTCAAAAAGATCGAACAAAATTGACTCTTCAACACGCGTATCAACCGGTTTAAGAAGATCGAAATGAATTGGCTCTTTCATGGTGCGCTCTGTCATCGCCTTTGTCTCAGCATGCGCCTTTTCAAGGCGGGCGATAACCTCTTTTTTCATCGATTCCACTGTAGCGGCATCGAGAATATTTTCTTTGAATAACTGTTCTTTGTAGATCTCACTAATGAGTGGCTTTTGTTTAATGAACTTGTAATCAACCGGATGGGTATAAGAAACTTCGTCGGCTTCATTATGGCCAATGCGCCGATAGCAATTATAATCGATAATGACATCAATGCCATAGGTTTGACGGATTTCAAGCGCTTGGCGCATACTGCGAATGCACCCTTCGATATCCTCCCCATTCACATGAAAAACGGGGTAAGAAAAAGCGCGGGCAATCTCTGTAGAGTAATAAGTCGAGCGGGATTCGTCAGGGCCTGCCGTATAGCCGATTTGGTTATTCACAACGATATGCAGCGTGCCTCCTACCTCAAATCCGCGCACACGCGACATCTGCATCGTCTCATAGACAACCCCCTGCCCTGCAAAAGCGGCATCACCGTGGATGGCAAGAGGAAGCACTTTTTGAGCTTCTCCCAAAAGAGTTTGACGCGCTTTGGTCGCTCCCGCGATCACCGGATCTACCGACTCCAAATGGCTGGGGTTGCTGATCAGTGTCATCTTGACCGTCTTGTCTGAAGTGAGTTTCACATCACGAACAAGACCATTGTGGTATTTGAGATCATTACAAAGATCGGTAGAAGGAAGATACGTCGATTCAAACTCATAAAAGACTTCCGAGAGAGGTTTTCCCATCACATTGGCGAGCAAATTAATACGGCCGCGATGGGCCATGCCTACGACAATCTCCTCAACCCCCATTTCACAAGCCCTGTTAACCATGTCGATCACCATGGACAGAAAACTCTCTCCCCCCTCGATGGAAAAACGGGTAATGTAGGGATAGGTCTTATTGATAAAAATTTCAAGCTCTTCCGACTCAACCGTCCGGCGATAAAAACTCTTTTTCTCCTCC
Proteins encoded:
- a CDS encoding 2-oxoglutarate dehydrogenase E1 component, translated to MSKPFTFLHQHNVQYLDSLYQSYLKDPFSVDETFRIFFEGVDFARSAEGVGGGEIDRHYKIFQLLRGYRRYGHLEAHINPLQQQRPAPCPYLSLDHYGLSDKELSQDFPTLGLLPEKNAPLQKIIDRLRALYCSTVGLESTLIDCPETMDTIYEAFQHRFEAPFSPEEKKSFYRRTVESEELEIFINKTYPYITRFSIEGGESFLSMVIDMVNRACEMGVEEIVVGMAHRGRINLLANVMGKPLSEVFYEFESTYLPSTDLCNDLKYHNGLVRDVKLTSDKTVKMTLISNPSHLESVDPVIAGATKARQTLLGEAQKVLPLAIHGDAAFAGQGVVYETMQMSRVRGFEVGGTLHIVVNNQIGYTAGPDESRSTYYSTEIARAFSYPVFHVNGEDIEGCIRSMRQALEIRQTYGIDVIIDYNCYRRIGHNEADEVSYTHPVDYKFIKQKPLISEIYKEQLFKENILDAATVESMKKEVIARLEKAHAETKAMTERTMKEPIHFDLLKPVDTRVEESILFDLFERARRIPHDFHLNPKLKRILDAREQILTAPKEQPLIDWGFAETLAFASLLDRGIDVRLTGQDSIRGTFSSRHAALYDYETQQPYFPLEHLSDKQGRFTICNNILSEFACLGFELGYSMVHKGGLTLWEAQYGDFFNGAQIIFDQYISSLYDKWEDTSALTVLLPHAMEGKGSEHSSARLERHLQMASKDNMLIAYPSTAGQYFHLLRRQAIRQPGVPLIVMTPKSHLRFQPSFSSVKDLTQKSFEEVLDDPNQPHNARRLILCSGHVYYDLTKKREELKLEQEIAIIRIEQLYPLHRDKITRILESYSQAKEYLWVQEEHRNQGACDHMFTYFRETLNDRYPFRYVGRPASPVPAAGYSILHYRELETLLNEAIA